In Zymoseptoria tritici IPO323 chromosome 7, whole genome shotgun sequence, a single genomic region encodes these proteins:
- the FLC gene encoding flocullin (Secreted extracellularly.), whose translation MKFSTVLPFAAGVLAQLETTSIDLGSATSALESAASATSAPESSLTSLDVSATSAPESSLTSLDVSATSALSSALESLSSATGDDSSSTTATEASTTDSSSASDASSTDTTSTDSSATETTSTESSSETVTTTTDGATDPTDISTTLPVVITTSTSAGLNTSSTTISPNGTTTSTSASSATTTTAAPLATLATFTLEIEGIIGLDGAIGAVRLGFFQFAIDFTASILALLEDGSVVDGAGLAFSVPSSRGLRRRQESAAGSRIFLIDPADADYETCVCSLSDTNELNCDCDGLTGFQVGTTDPYVGILGIGDVDADGFVDFIPVVVIDEDNTSTTTTGTAGGDATLTAPIYGSTGGAGAPSYSTEVVDQFTTYCPHPTTLTYASQTYVVTEATTLTVTNCPCTITKPVENGAVATHPAGGNAGNGGAANGGDAANGSGSASGSGAAPVYPAGGNNGGSGADQAPAAGSGNGAQTGAAGASGSGDSAVQQIGDGQIQNPANGGAASPAGGAGSPAGGAGSPAGGAASPAGGAGSPAGDASPASGNAIQQIGDGQIQNPANGGAASPAGGAASPAGGAASPAGGAASPAGGAASPAGGAGSPAGGNSGASSSTPEAYQGAASSIQASFGFAVAMMAVAAF comes from the exons ATGAAGTTCTCCACCGTCCTCCCCTTCGCCGCCGGCGTCCTCGCCCAACTCGAAACAACCAGCATCGACCTCGGGTCCGCGACCTCCGCCCTTGAGTCTGCTGCGTCAGCTACCTCCGCCCCCGAGTCCAGCTTGACTTCTCTGGATGTTTCGGCTACCTCCGCCCCCGAGTCCAGCTTGACTTCTCTGGATGTTTCGGCTACCTCCgctctctcctccgctctGGAGAGTCTGAGCTCCGCCACTGGCGACGATTCTTCGTCAACTACCGCCACCGAGGCCTCGACGACTGACTCCAGCTCTGCCTCTGACGCCTCGAGCACTGACACCACGTCCACGGATTCCTCAGCCACGGAGACTACCTCCACTGAGTCGTCCTCGGAGACTGTcacgaccaccaccgacGGCGCCACCGACCCTACGGATATCTCGACCACCTTGCCCGTCGTTATCACCACCTCCACGTCGGCAGGCCTCAACACGAGCAGCACTACCATCTCTCCCAACGGTACTacaacctccacctccgcgtCATCCGCAACCACCACTACCGCAGCTCCCCTAGCCACTCTCGCGACCTTCACTCTTGAGATTGAGGGCATCATTGGTCTTGACGGTGCCATCGGCGCTGTTCGCCTTGGCTTCTTCCAGTTCGCCATCGACTTCACTGCTTCCATCCTGGCCCTTCTCGAAGACGGAAGCGTTGTCGACGGCGCCGGCCTCGCATTCAGTGTGCCCTCCAGCCGTGGACTCCGCAGGAGACAAGAGTCTGCCGCTGGATCCAGAATCTTCCTCATTGACCCAGCCGATGCCGACTACGAGACTTGTGTCTGCTCTTTGTCTGATACCAACGAACTCAACTGCGACTGCGACGGACTCACTGGCTTCCAGGTCGGTACCACGGATCCATACGTCGGCATCCTCGGCATCGGTGATGTTGACGCTGATGGCTTTGTCGACTTCATCCCCGTTGTTGTGATCGATGAGGACAACACTTCCACCACTACCACAGGCACAGCAGGCGGCGATGCTACCCTCACTGCACCAATCTACGGGTCTACCGGAGGCGCGGGCGCTCCGTCTTACTCCACAGAAGTCGTCGACCAGTTTACTACTTACTGCCCCCACCCGACTACCCTCACATATGCCAGCCAGACCTACGTCGTGACCGAGGCTACTACCCTTACTGTCACCAACTGCCCATGCACCATCACCAAGCCAGTCGAGAACGGCGCAGTTGCAACTCACCCTGCTGGAGGCAATGCTGGCAATGGCGGTGCGGCGAACGGCGGAGATGCTGCCAACGGCTCGGGCTCTGCCTCTGGATCGGGCGCTGCTCCCGTCTACCCTGCCGGTGGCAACAACGGCGGAAGCGGTGCCGACCAGGCTCCCGCTGCAGGCAGCGGAAACGGTGCTCAGACCGGAGCCGCTGGCGCGTCGGGCTCAGGAGATTCCGCAGTTCAACAGATCGG TGACGGGCAGATCCAGAACCCAGCCAACGGCGGTGCGGCTTCCCCTGCTGGCGGTGCTGGATCCCCTGCTGGCGGTGCTGGATCTCCTGCTGGCGGTGCGGCTTCCCCTGCTGGCGGTGCTGGATCTCCTGCTGGTGATGCTTCTCCCGCGTCAGGCAACGCTATTCAGCAGATTGG TGACGGACAGATCCAGAACCCAGCCAACGGCGGTGCGGCTTCCCCTGCTGGCGGTGCGGCTTCCCCCGCTGGCGGTGCGGCTTCCCCCGCTGGCGGTGCGGCTTCCCCCGCTGGCGGTGCGGCTTCCCCCGCTGGCGGTGCTGGATCCCCTGCTGGTGGTAACTCTGgtgcatcctcctccacccccgAGGCCTACCAGGGCGCTGCCTCTTCCATCCAGGCCAGCTTCGGGTTCGCCGTGGCTATGATGGCCGTCGCCGCTTTCTAA